Sequence from the Microplitis demolitor isolate Queensland-Clemson2020A chromosome 7, iyMicDemo2.1a, whole genome shotgun sequence genome:
ttaataaatttcgttTGACTCCTAGTTGATgacaactgtaattttttttttaattctatactACGGTGAAATTGTAACTACTTTGTCTTTTTTgcaattaatgtttttattttttttttaagtaattaataaaattttaatacggttTGACAGttgtcattgaatatttttaaaaagtggacACTGTCTACTCAAATAGCACagagacaactttaagatgtcttttaaaaggtcaagacaactttttttgtctcaaagaaaagtttttttttatataaataaagtatacaGATGTCAGTTTTAGGAGTCATAGGAAATTAGTCTTCTTTATTCCGTCCTAAAAAAgtcatttcaattaaaaaatcgttcAGATGATGACTTATTTGACAGTTTTTTGTTGTCACTTGTCTTGTCTTTTAAGCAGATATTTTTTCTGtgataaatttctgattgttttgtcaacattttggtGTTCTATCAATAGATCAAAAAACAGCCTCAAAACTTGTATCTTACAGATGTCAAAGCTgacaattggaaattttttaaatattagaataaatagataaaatgtaaacaggatagaaattagaaaatgTACATTTAGATAATTGAATAATgagtacgcgcattttttcactttaattattctaatagttaattaatttatttaaaagttataaattgtctcatgtaaatacaaaaaattgatgGGTGTCTgctatttttatcaaaatttatttatttaaaaataaattgataattaaataaattaattttatagaaagaAGTGACATTTACACCACGACTGCTGGCGGTTGATTTAAAAGGATCATTGGGATATTTAAATGAACGAGGTTTTTTGTACGACGATCCTAAGGATGTCAAGAGCCTTGAATGTTTGTGGGAAGATGGTAAAGTGGAAATTACTGCAGAGGAACCTATTCCAGTTGCTCCGTTTGTTCATAGTCTTGATACAAATTCAGCAAGTGGAGACGGTAAATTAGACgtgacaaaattaaattttgaaaatgatgtGACCAGTTGGACTGATTATTTGGTACCACGTTTTCATCCGAGAACTGTTAATATTATCAGGGAGTACAAGCATCAGTGTAAAGATAAACCCTttgatgtatttaattatggGTTTAATTTACTGAAgaatgaagaattttttgatgaattttctgATAGAATTAGACAGTATGCTGAGGAATGCGATTCACTTCAAGGttttcaagtaaataaatcttttataaaatacatttattaattatctgtaattattacaaatttatcatttataattccAGGTATTGATGGACTCGACAGATGGATTCAGTGGATTTGGGTCAGCTTGTCTGGAATATTTACGTGACGAATatggaaatagtattttagcTTTTCCACTAATCGAAGGCGGATCTAATGAAATGTCagcatcaaatttaataaaagtagttAACACCGCACTATGTTGGGAAAAACTTGGCGAACATGCGTCGTTATTTAGTCCTCTGTCTTGTGGAGAGCAAGGTTGGCCTTGTCCAGGACCGCAAcgtaaattcgaaaatttaacttacgatcttaatttaaaatatcacaCCAGCGCAATACTGGCGACTGCTCTAGACACTCTGAGTCTCCGATACCGTCACAAAGAATTTACAATGTCAGCTTTGTCAGACTTGTGcgctgatttaaataaattgggACGTAAAGCCGCGGCTACAAGTCTCAGTTTGCCATTCCCAATGACCGTTAAAAACGATTTGATTGACGTGTTGGATAATTTAGAGGGACCACTCTGGACAAGTCTAACTCCcagttgtaaaataattaaagacaaAAGTATGCACAGTCTCGCACTGCGTGGTGTCAATGAAGATCGACTTAAGAGGCCACTTGCTGAGGCTAAAAAACAAATGGAGAAACCGGCTTATCGGTGCTCAAGTGTTCATGAAATGATGACTATGTATCTTGCGTACTCTTGTCATGCTTCTGCTTGTTATTTGACGACTGCTGAAGCACCTCTTAATGTCCCTGTTCCATTCCCAAGAATTTTTAACAACAATGTCCATGCGAATGGTGATATTGCCAGCTGGCCTGTCGCTGAaggtattaatatttattttatcatttttatatatattatttaccatcttttattttttatctcagaTGTTAAATCCATTCCTGTCCTTGCTGGGCTCCACAGTGGCAGTGGATTAGCTTTCATGTTCAATTCACTCCACACTCAAGCTTCAAGAGTCAAAAGCATCAGGAGGTTTCATATGTTTGAAGAATCTGGTCTTGAACAAGATGATTTCATTCACTGCTTGAATTCCTTACTTGATAGCAAAGAATCTTATGaagataattacatttaatttaatgtattattaagtttatatacttttacaatataattttatacttttaaatgtttatttgaattttatttatttaataattggaTGAAtgcttgattaattattaattaattcagatAGAATATCTATAAACTAAATAGTTGATAAGCTTGAATACTTAATAACTAAtggtgttttttaaatttgaatcacgACTAGCgtgagaataatttttaacgtgGGCACGAACAGGTgaggttgtttttttttatcacgcaATAGCTGAATATGAGGGtcagattgtaatttttttattttttaattcgaattcttttattctttataaataagattaaaaaaatttcattcacgAACTTATTGAGCACCGAGTGCTTAGAAAacgtaatttaatattttaacataatagatttttttacgggtaaatattttagcataacataaatatatgaaatgtcttttattttaaattattaatttcgttgagttgtataaataataatacaaatatatccCTTATATATGGGAGCGCCAGGCACACCCCAGAGTTATTAGAAACTATTTTGTATTGAACATCAGAGTAGTCtactgtttatttttaattcagtatTTCTCACGACGCGAGGAATATCTATTCTCTTGTGTGCATTCgatattaatatgaaattatttttaaaattgcattgttaataataataataataataatcatatttatatttataataaataactgaGAATGGGAAATAAAGTCGCAACTTTCACTGAAGAACAATTAGAAGAATATCAAGACTGCACATTTTTAACGCGCAAAGAAATTCTCAggtacaaataataataaatagataaatattttaaaaaataatctgtagaaaaaaaagatttggtgcaagaaatattttgcactATGAActgaagacaaaaaatttcttggcgcaagaattttctattcattccaaaaaaatttttattttcaatttattatacaaaaaatttattggaaaaagtaaaaatttgatgatcataaagttaacagacagttaaaaatttttggagtttattttaaacaaatcaatgacgggaataaaaaatataaaaatatgtacatgtagaaaattcaaaaaactattagacgtcagccaatttcaatatcataaaattttcttgagacgagaaaaaaattttagtgccaagaaatgctttttttctgtgcatatattaatttaaattacttatcaataatattatagaatttttaaacggTTTCGTGAAATGGGAGATACGGGAGCGGTACCAAAAACGATGACACCTGAACAAGCGTCCCAATTAAAACTGCCTTTATCCTGTTTATCAAAAATTCCTGAgctaaaagtaaaataaaatacatttttaaaaaactacttaacgttaatattttgatatctgattacaataatttattataattattattttaaaggaAAATCCATTTAGAGATCGGATAGCGGAGGTATTTACCAAGTGCAGTGATCCAGGAAGTGAAGAAGAAGGTATCTGTTTCGAGGAGTTCTTGGAGATGATGTCAGTATTTTCAGAGCAAGCACCTCGGGATCTTAAAGTATTTTATGCTTTTAAGATTTACGGTAAGACGTTTTGTCTAGATATTAAGTATAGAGACTAGGGACTAGAGACTAGACCCCCAACTGTGGGAAGCGAACGGCAAGTTCTAGGTCACAATCCTGCATACAAGACTCTTTTACGTGGGTGTATTTAGTGGCAGCTATCCTTCATGTAgatagataatgataatgagaTAAAGTAAATTACCGTAGAGCCATTCCCTTCCGCTTCTCAAGTGACCAATGActacttaaattatttcattgtaTATGTATGTCTTCAAAGTACTTTAAACTTTGCCTTTTCtgtggttttatttattatccatTACCTTCTAAGTctgtgtaattataaattataatttttagattttgacgAGGACGGATTTGTGGGTACGAGTGATTTAGAACGTACGTGTCGTCAATTGGTACAAGATGGACTGACAGACGAAGAGGTCGGAACGATTTGCCGTAAAGTACTTGAGGAATGCGATATCGATGGTGACGGTGCATTGTCTTATCTTGAGTTTGAAAATGTCGTCACGAAAGCATCGGATTTTTTGTCAACTTTTCATATAAGAATctgaagttaaataaaataaatagtgatGGTTTAATGGTACCGGTTTGATGAAGAAACGTGTCTGGTTGTATATATAACAATGTCGTGGGAGAAATAAATGGGATGTGGAGCTAAAGTTAATGCTGAGAAAAAGAGGAGAGAAGATGAAGATGAAAGAAGGGcaataagaaaaatagttCTCTGACCCGTGGACTGGTTTCCCTGTGCTCTCATAAGAGACGCTAATTTATCGTTCGTGCATGGATAAATTGGAATAAGAGTacaatttacataaatacatCTGCAGAAATGTCGACGTCAGAGAAAACCACAAGTAAATTGCTGCAACTCCACGCGACACAAGGTTCCAATAAAATGTGCTGCTGTTTTTATGGATTGagaatcataaattttacgtCAATCTCTTATTGTACAGCTGGTTGGCAATaagtgaaaaagaaaaaataaatatatatgaattttaaaattaaaaaaaaaaaaatatgcatataaaaatttattattgaaaaggtaataatttaattaagacgAGAAAGTAATGACGACGACAACAACTGCGACAGAGTGTGCGATCGATTTTAGTGTTCACCACGCCTTGGATCGGTGGAGCGTCAACTTAAAAAGCGGTCGAAATTGGAGATACCACCTTGTTCCACGAAGGCGGGACAGTTATAGAGTCGGGGCGAGCAGTAACTAACCGAGTCTCGACGAAACCAAGGCCATCCGGTCACTTGGCTTGGATACCCCTCGGTCCCTCCTGCTTACACCACCCCCTTCACTGGTTTGGCACACACGAGGatcaagaagaagaagaagcagaagtaaaagcaaaaacaaaaggaaaataaaaaataacgatgAAGCAAAACGTGTAAGCCCTTCTTGTGCCTTTACTTTGAAATATCACATTCTAGTCTACTCTTTTTCCATCTCGACTCtcttattagttttttagttGGCTTCATCTTTAACCGCTTCCTCTGTATTGGCTTCACCTGGTAGGAAGATCTTAACTCTTTGcttccaaaatttaaaaccagTGATTTCTTTCGGTAAGCCCgagaatatatattatggtggTTATTTGAAGCGGTCTTTAAGTACAAGGATATAAAGAAGTagatgtaagaaaaaaaaaataataataagagtagaataataaaataagaattaaaaataaaatgcaaaaGGTGGGAAGGCGGGAGTACACTCGAGGCAAAATGAGAAGACGAAAGATCGCAACGAAGGATTGAACAGAGTGTGTGGAGGTGGATGAAATAATAAGAGGGAGAACAAGAGATTTTGAGTCTGAAGGTGAAGCAGGAGAGCCGCAGCAAGGGGAAAGGTGAGCAAGAAAAATAAGGAGGAGGTGAGACGCAGGAGGCTGGAAGGCGGATTTTAAAGGCAACTTTTATGGCCAAGCGTGGGCGACTGAACCGGCTTCTCGGTGCTGAGACTACTCTCGAAGCTTTGGCTCCGGGATTCCCGAGCATCTGAGCAACCTCGTCCACGGATCTGCAAGTACATTGCCAAGGGGATCAAAGATACTAGATGTGTATACACacattatacataaatataaatatatatgtagagtGTAGTATTAGTATATATAGAATTGGTTATATATTACACATTGGCACGAGCCATTTCGTTGGAAAAGACTGCAAGCCATCGGTTCTTTGCATCGTAATTCGTACTTACGTCTCTCGATACGACTCTTAATGCATGGGTACCGTATCTCTTCGATGGGAAAACCCTCGGGATGAGATCCACGATCGTTTCTCTCTTGTCGTGATAGATATTtcgtggaaataaaaaaaaattacaagcaaCATAAAACTCGTTAGTTAGCAATGGATGCGTGGGAAATTGTAGATCATCTGGTTCGAGTAGAGACATCAGTTCATTAGTTACTTAATTATATAActttaactataaatttatgttatatacctattaagtatacatatatataaaatagaaatgtAAGAGAGCAGAAAGAAGAGACTTATTCACCTATTGCCGCTTCAAGGTCGCACTTATATACGGGCGACCAAGTCGAAATAATATCGGAGCCACGTAGCGTATATATTCGCGGTGGTCGGACGGTTAAATAAGAACCGAGCTAGCAAGAGTTTTGAGTTAAGCGAGAAGCAGTAACGTGGGATCGAACGGGTTAAAGTGAGATACGTGTGTAAGTATGTGCGTTTGTATTAaagtatgtgtgtatgtggaCGGTGAAAACGTCTGCAGGGCAGTGTAGAGAGTAGAAAGAGCGAAGGGGGTTTGTTCATGGCATGGAGTCGGTTGCCGGCCAACGGAATGTGGCTTGACCGGCCACAGTACAATCCCCCGCCCCCTCAACTGGACCCACCGACTGGGCCCAACCGCCGTTCGGCCTAATGGGACCCATTGGGGTGCCTCCTCGAATATTCTCTTTGGTTATCTCGGACACATCTCTGCAAGATCCGTGAGCCACCATTTTTTAACGCTTGCCCGTGAGATTCTTCGAGTCTACAATCATTCAGCAGGATATCACAcacgatatttttaaatatgtcaatttgttttttttagtttttgtgcAGTAACCTAACACAGaggattatatttatttatatatacatacttttACCCACATAAAGAATAAGAAGAAAAGGCAGAGGAGGATTACCAAAAAGAATAGTAGGAATAAGATGGAAGAGAGCGAAAAAAGGGTCTTTTGATGAAGCAACCTGCTACTCCATTGTTGCCAACCCGGAGCTTCATTCTCATCTGTATCTCAAACGAGACTCGTGTCTCACCGTCGCTGAGCTACATACAAGAGCACACAACATGACCGAGCGTGCATTATAATCTCAAACATGAGATCCAGGACCTTCTGTTTTGTAAAGTACA
This genomic interval carries:
- the LOC103574154 gene encoding protein misato, with the protein product MTREIITIQLGHYANYVGAHWWNLQEAGFSFDSSKPSEINHDVLYREGETPRKEVTFTPRLLAVDLKGSLGYLNERGFLYDDPKDVKSLECLWEDGKVEITAEEPIPVAPFVHSLDTNSASGDGKLDVTKLNFENDVTSWTDYLVPRFHPRTVNIIREYKHQCKDKPFDVFNYGFNLLKNEEFFDEFSDRIRQYAEECDSLQGFQVLMDSTDGFSGFGSACLEYLRDEYGNSILAFPLIEGGSNEMSASNLIKVVNTALCWEKLGEHASLFSPLSCGEQGWPCPGPQRKFENLTYDLNLKYHTSAILATALDTLSLRYRHKEFTMSALSDLCADLNKLGRKAAATSLSLPFPMTVKNDLIDVLDNLEGPLWTSLTPSCKIIKDKSMHSLALRGVNEDRLKRPLAEAKKQMEKPAYRCSSVHEMMTMYLAYSCHASACYLTTAEAPLNVPVPFPRIFNNNVHANGDIASWPVAEDVKSIPVLAGLHSGSGLAFMFNSLHTQASRVKSIRRFHMFEESGLEQDDFIHCLNSLLDSKESYEDNYI
- the LOC103574155 gene encoding calcium and integrin-binding family member 3, with the translated sequence MGNKVATFTEEQLEEYQDCTFLTRKEILRIFKRFREMGDTGAVPKTMTPEQASQLKLPLSCLSKIPELKENPFRDRIAEVFTKCSDPGSEEEGICFEEFLEMMSVFSEQAPRDLKVFYAFKIYDFDEDGFVGTSDLERTCRQLVQDGLTDEEVGTICRKVLEECDIDGDGALSYLEFENVVTKASDFLSTFHIRI